GTCAAGGGTGAAAAAGATGATTGCCATGATCGTAAGTAGGAGTGAGGTTGATAGATATGTGGTGAGTGATTGTGAAGTAACATCTTTGAGTTTGTAGTTTTTTATGATTGCGGGTAGAAGGGTGATGATGAATCCGAAATTAATTGCAGTAAGGGCAATATCTTGCCATGGCACCATGTTCGCTCAGAATCAAGAAGAGTAATATAAATGATTTTGGTCGTAAGTCCGTCGTCTGTTTTTCTGATAGATTTTATGGGAGAGAAATGACTAAATAATTCTTTCAGATTCTCTATACCGTTGTTTATGGGTAAGAATCGTGATATTATTCAAATTCTTATGCTTGTCTTACTTGGGATGTTTGTTCCTTTTCTTGGTTCTGTCACTGTGATGTATGGTTTTGATCTGGTAAAAATAGCGAAAACCTTTGGTTTGTTTCTCGTCATTTTTGCCTTCGAACTCGGAATTGTTTATGCATATTTCTCTTTAACCAATAGATCTGCAGCAAAGAAACTTGAAGATGATAAACCTGTACTTTAACCACGGTTTCTACGACGTAGGTAAAAGATATATAGGGTTATTTTTATCTCGGGTCTCATAAGAGGTAATATCATATGGTAGCAAAAGTTGATAAAAATAAGTGCACTGCCTGCGGAGCCTGCAAAGAGGTCTGTCCAGTTGAGGCAATCACCATTGGTGAAAAAGCAGAAATCGATGAGGCAACCTGTATTGACTGTGGCACGTGTGTTGACGAATGTCCAGTTGAGGCAATCAGTTTATAAAAATAATTTAATACCTTTTTTTCTTCTTTTTTATTTTGATCCTGTGGTGTACTTTTTCACTAGTGAGTTCTCTGAGTGCATCAGTTGCAATCCACCGCGCTGATCGTGAATCTATGGTAAGTAGTTCTTTAGAGAGTTGTATCATCTTTTTGTTTAATGGTTGGTTGCGTTTTCCGATATTTCGTAACGCCCAGTTTACTGCTTTTTTTACATAATTTCGATCATCTGTGCAACATTTTTTTATGAGTGGAGCACATCGTTCAAAATCCTGATTTGTAGCTTTTTTGTCATGAACCGCAAGTCCCGCAAGTAGTGCGAATGCCCCGCGTTTGACAAATTCTTCTTCTCGGGTTGCCCATGTGTATACCTTGGTCCAGGCATGGGGTGTTTTATCAAAAAGACTAGTGCATGCTTGATCGCAGATATCCCATGAGTCAAAGTCAGCTGCCCAGGCATCCATTTGTTCACTGGTTACTTGAATTGGATCGTCGATGAAAACAGCAAGCAATCGTGCATCATGAATTCCAGAATCCCATAACTTGAGAGCAAGATCGTGGTTTGTACCGATTTCTTTAGCAAGGTGCCGTAATTGATAAATTGAGATACCAAGATTGTTGATTGGGTTGATTCCATAACGTATCATTCCTTGGATGTTTTTTGGTTGTTCCATGGTTTTTAATGTTGCTATAACGTCAGAGTATTGCATAGTTATGCATCCTTAGAGGATTCTCTTTTTTTAGAGGAAGATATTGAGGAGATATCCGATGAGAAGGACTTGTGGTACGGTTAGTATCGGAAGCCAGAGTGCAGCTTTTTTGCCGATGTTACTCCAGATTAATCCAATTTCTGTGTAATCGGTTGCAACTCCTGCCATGAGAAATACGGTGCTGTTTCCAAAAGCTCCAGTTTGGTTGTAGATTTCAAAGGCAAGCGGTGAGCTTCCCTCTGAGCAGACTTCGATGATGGTTGCAAAAAATAAGGTGACGAGGAGTCCTAGAATGGTTGGTCCCATGTAGTGATGGAAAAGACCTGTTGGGATGTAGGCTCGTGCAAAAGCTGCCAACAGCATTCCGATGATGAGCCACCAGAGTACCATTTTTGTAAGACTCCAGGATCCATGCATTGTTCCTTGTACAGCATCCCAGAGAGTATGGCGGTT
This Candidatus Thermoplasmatota archaeon DNA region includes the following protein-coding sequences:
- a CDS encoding 4Fe-4S binding protein; amino-acid sequence: MVAKVDKNKCTACGACKEVCPVEAITIGEKAEIDEATCIDCGTCVDECPVEAISL
- a CDS encoding DNA alkylation repair protein; this translates as MQYSDVIATLKTMEQPKNIQGMIRYGINPINNLGISIYQLRHLAKEIGTNHDLALKLWDSGIHDARLLAVFIDDPIQVTSEQMDAWAADFDSWDICDQACTSLFDKTPHAWTKVYTWATREEEFVKRGAFALLAGLAVHDKKATNQDFERCAPLIKKCCTDDRNYVKKAVNWALRNIGKRNQPLNKKMIQLSKELLTIDSRSARWIATDALRELTSEKVHHRIKIKKKKKRY